The DNA sequence ACGCACCGCTGTAGTTCTTACCACTCGATAATCACTATTATCAATTTCTGGAGCGGTTTTGTGTTCACAGTCAATTAGTTTGTGAAGGACTCGCTTTAAAGCGATTATATCCCAATGCTCCGGCACATCCCCCAGCCACTCCACGCCGGAGGGCTTGAGGGGCACATCCGGGTCGAGGCCGCGGGTGACGGCCTGGTGGATGATGGCCTGCTTCTCCTCTTCGAGGAGCTTGATGAGCTTTTGTTTGGCGTGGATGGAGCGGCGGATGCGGGTGTCGGCGTAGTCGAGGAAGCGGACGATGGCGGTTTGTTCGGGGAGGGGGGGGAGTAAAGATGAAAGTCGGAAGAAAACCTCTGGGTAGAGACGCAGACGACTTTCTACAACTCCTGTTGAAACGGTTTTGAATATGCTCGTGAAAAGCGGTGTGCGGAAAAGATAGTGAAGAAATTGTGGATATACGCCTGATTTGGCACGAAAGACACAGTATGCCGGACTGACGATGCCTTCGAAGGGTGAATAACCGAGACTACCGTTCCACGCGAGCATGATATTCATTACAAGATCACCCGAGTGCACACGTTTGTATCCAACAAGACTTGCCGCATTGGTGAGCAAAGACCCCTCATCAGACTGACGATCTCGTCTTCTTGTAACACCAGTGTACTGTGATACTGTTAGAAGTTCTTCGGAGCCATCTTCTGAAAGCTCGTTTATCTCACGCATGAAGAGCTTATTGCGTCGTATTTCCCAATGCTCAGGGACGTCCCCCAGCCATTCAAAACCGGAATCCTTGTAGGAAGAATAAGGTCTAAGACCAGCGGTCATGCGTCATCACCAACGGTTTCGTCTACATTCTCAACTGTTTGCTTCCCCTGCCAATCATTTGCAATAAGTGACCAGTCGATTTCATATAAGATTTCATGACCTTCTTCATCCATACCCACCCATGATCCCCAGAAATCCGGGTCATTCGAACGTGGTTGATAGGATTCAGGTAGATTGTTCATCTTCACCAGAACTGGTAATTCTGAGGCCCAGCCAAGAAGAATTGCATTTTGCGAGGGCAATAACGGTAGTTCTCGCAATAAGCCCTTCAGATTATCGGGTACAAGTCTATGGACAAGTTCTTGATCACGATCATTGGTGATCCTGTGTAAGAGGTAAGTATTACACTGGGACAAAACTGTTGGGGAGAGTTCTGAGGGTCTTTGAGAAGAAAGAACCAGACCTAATCCGAATTTTCTTCCTTCTCGAGCAATGCGCTCGAAAATCTGACAGCAGACTTTAGCCGTATCCTGACCATCTATGTCTTGTTGATATCTTTTTATGAAGGTATGCGCCTCCTCCATCACAAGTACAGTTGGGAGGGCCACACTATTGATTTTCATATATCTCTGAAGTGCCTCAAAGATCATTCGGGCAATTACAGCCGTTAATATGTGAACAACTTCGGTTGGCACTAATGATAGATCAATCACGGAAACGCAACCATCTTCCGCCTGATCCTTTCCGATATAGTCTGAAAGCCACTTTTCAAGCGTAATGTCTGAAGCACTGCTTAGTATTGGCTTCATGCGGGTATCGGTTAGCAACGTACGAATTCTGATGAGGAGAGTCTCAACATGTTCTGATACATTGAGCATTTCTGCTACTGCTTCTACGCTTCGAAGCAGGGAATCCCCCTCAAAGGGGCATGGTGCATCCACGTCGGAGGGTAAAACATCTGATTCCAAGCCTCCAAATGCGACGTGTGCATCTCTTGCAACTTGAATTAATTCGTTGACTTCTATTAGAGTAAAATCATAATGAGGATATCTTCCTCGGCGGGGCTCGCAGAGTCCTTCAATTATTTCAATTAACTGGTGTAATTTCTGGTTTGGTTCACCTGGAAAAGTATCCAAATTAGGTTCAAGACCTTTTTTCCATTTTTCTAATTTTTCATAGAAATTTTTTGGTCTTGGGAAACTTCCCCAAGGTGACCCTGAATTCTTTTCAATTTGTATGGTTGAAATGATCGTCCTTAGAAAGCGACGCATTTCATGGCCTGCATCCTCTACAGGTTCTACGTCTCCCTCCCTCACAAACCGTAACGCATGAATGAGGGTTGGTCTCTGTGTCTTCGCGCTTGCCTGCGTAATAGATGCCCATTCTGCACTATTCCAGAACCATAATGGAACCTGCAGCGGGTCCTCATTTTCTCCTGGTTTAACTTTAAATATTCGTGCCTTAATTTCTGAATTTTTAGCACTAAAAGCACGTGAGTATTCGCCATTAGGATCAAGAATGATGAATCTTGCATTGGGTTGCCCTGAGCACGCTTCCTTTGCCTGTTCGAGGTTCCAGCGAATCAATCCGGCTATGGAACAGGATTTTCCACTTCCTGTATTCCCAAGAACAGCGAGGTGACGGCCAAAAAGCCTGTTTGGGTCTACCCGTACCTCAGCATTGCCGGCAAGAGGGCTTGTCCCAATCAGAACACGTCGGTTTTCTCCAGACTCTACTATTGAGCGAAGCTGGCGTTCTGTGGGGAGCATTACTGCTGTACCGACAGATGGCAAGGCATCAGCCCCACGACGAAAGATATATTGATCTGGATCATGGGGATGTTTTCGCAAGGTGCCAAGAGGATTGAGACTTAGTTTCCGAAGTGGGTACGGTAGATCAACAAGTCCAAAGTCCTTCATCCCCCGACGCTGCGGAAATGCGGATCGTTCGACTGCCAACCAAGTAATCTGCCCAACAAGAAATCCATCATCGACAGGTATAAGGACATAGCTATTGACACGGGGAAATGGGCGTGGTCCTCCCGTATTCAATGCCATTGATTCGGGAGTTTCGATATCTAGAGCAACCTTCACTTCGTCGGATGAGACAAAGTCTACCGTCCCTATTTGAAGACTTCCTGTGTGCTCGAAGGGAGTACGGCTCATTGCACAGTATCTCCTTCCGGCGTCGGCTTTGGAGTCTTTGCATCTTCATCATTCTGGACTGTTCCCCATCGTGCTTTCAGGAGTTCTGCCATCCGGAAGGTCGTCCGATCAATCGCTGGTTTTGGCAGATAATGGTCCACAAGCGTCTGGAAGTCTCCGAGATGGTCTCCGATTAAAAGTGTTATTTGTGCAGGCCTACCTAATTTTTCATAGGTATACATGATCCGGCCCAGAGGATCGCCATATGAGATTATCACCAGATGTGCTGATGGGATTGTCAACATATCCTCAATTACGCGATTGATGTGTTCATCACCAAAGCTATATCCATAACAAATGAGCGTGCTGTTTGGACGGCATATTGCCGCTGCTAAGTCACGGAATAATTCAACATATGGATATGATGCTGTCTCCCTGTCTTTGGATGCATTAGGATAGATCATCAATTGCAGTGCATTAGCATCTTTCAAACCGGGGGCATTCAGGTATGGATCAATTTCTTCCGCACCGAATGGAAGGCCAATCCGTTGGATGTTTTTATTATAATCTATCCAGTCAACTGAACCATGCAATTTTGTAAATCGTGCGACTCCCTCCAGGTATCGTGGTTCTCCCCTGATGCCCGGAGGATTGTAATGCATATCAACATCAAGACGTGATGAACGGAAAATTGGAACTAATGTACCGACGAAACGGTCAATCAATCGTAATCCTGCTACATCTGCGCCTGCCTCAATACAACGATCGTAGTTAGTGGTGAATATGTGGAGACGATCACGAGTACCACTTCGGCTGGCAAAACTCATCAGAAAACTTACAAGATAATTAAACGCTTTTTCCCTCTTTTCTATTTCTGCTGATATTAACCCATTTTCTCCTTTTAGAATTGACTTGGTAAAATCATCAAGAACGGATGTCAATGCTTGCTGCAACGTGGCAACGTCTTCATACTCTTTAGAATCTGTAGATTTTGTGGATGCGAGAACTTCAAGTCCGCGAAGTAATTCGTTTGAAACACGAATTTGATCTTCAATATTAATTTTTGTTCTTCCCGCAGATATGGCAGAATCCTTTGCTTTGGTGTTTATTTCCTTGTCAAATATCCCAAATGTGGCTTCATTCATCCCAGATAATTGCTCACCAGCAGCCATCTGATGGAGGCCTTGTGTCAACCCAGAACCAACAAGCACAGAAAGATGCTCTGATTGAAAGAGAGCGGTTAACCAAGGTTCGATCCTAGACCGTAATTTGTCCGGACCAAATTGATCTTCCTTCTTTACCCAAGGGCAGTGGGATCCTTCTTCCAATTTGAACGATGGAATTCCTTCAGTACCCTCATTATTGATACTAAAGCAGACTGGTGCATGATCGTCGTGGCATTTCAGAATCTGAATAGATCTTTCATCATCCTTCATGACTGCCCACCTCCATTAATCTCATCCAACAACTCCTCACTCCCCATCTGCTTCTCGAACGACTGCCGCACCAGTCCCATGATATAAGGGAGGTCCTCGTGCGTGTTGAAATCCACTTCGATGTCGCCATTGCACCATCGTCCACGGCCCGTTACATCCCTTCCCATCCCCCTCGGGTCATCGAGTTCGTGGAACCTGAGGTTCAGCGTGATACGCAATGCCTTGTTCAGGGGTACCAAATCCACAAAGTTTGTCTCGGCCTTGTAGGCGACATAGAGCTTGCGGAACTCCTCGGTGATACATGGGTCGAGGGCGAGCACCTCCCTGCGGAATGCATCGAAGAGAGAGCGCATGGGTGCTCCGGGACCGAGCTTGGGATGGTCTTCGATGGTGTAGACTCCCGTCTTTCTGTTCTTTGGTTGGTATTTCTCGAGCACATCCGCGGGGAGGGACGGGGCCGCCCACACCTCGGTGGCTTGTTCGGCAAGTCGTTTGGCACGCTCCTGAATTGCCGCTTCATTCCATGCATCAAGGCTCCCCAGTCCCGTGTTGAGCTTAATCGGGCTATGCCTGAAGCCACCCTCCATGTCGCGTTTCTCTGCAAAGGGCCGGTCGCTGTACTCGGAGTTGTAGCCAGTGAGCGTCAGGTTGCCGAGTGTGTGGAGATATGTCTCCTGGATACGCTGCCACTCTGGCCCGAGGTCTTCCGGCCACCGTGGCGAGAGATTCTCGTTTTGCGGCAGGATATGTTCGATCGTGTATTCATCGACGTGAACGCGTTCCTTGCGATCGTAATTTTCCAGGCGGCGCAGCCAGTAACTGCGGCTGCGGAAGTTGTAAAGGTCCCGCTGTACGATCTCCCGTCTGAACTCATCGTTGCGTGG is a window from the Methanovulcanius yangii genome containing:
- a CDS encoding restriction endonuclease subunit S; translated protein: MTAGLRPYSSYKDSGFEWLGDVPEHWEIRRNKLFMREINELSEDGSEELLTVSQYTGVTRRRDRQSDEGSLLTNAASLVGYKRVHSGDLVMNIMLAWNGSLGYSPFEGIVSPAYCVFRAKSGVYPQFLHYLFRTPLFTSIFKTVSTGVVESRLRLYPEVFFRLSSLLPPLPEQTAIVRFLDYADTRIRRSIHAKQKLIKLLEEEKQAIIHQAVTRGLDPDVPLKPSGVEWLGDVPEHWDIIALKRVLHKLIDCEHKTAPEIDNSDYRVVRTTAVRKGELQLAGTYCTTEKGFKEWTRRGLPEPGDVIFTREAPAGEACIVPEGYRLCLGQRTVLMKLNPDKYNPQFLVLTIYRGAPEHHIKLASQGSTVGHFNVEDIAALTILAPPLQEQFAIIDHIEKNTLPVVYEIHKIESEITLLREYRTRLISDVVTGKLDVREAAARLPVEADEVDEQEDGEDNDWTEEEGEVGEDYPDGMAMETDENAGEEVEV
- a CDS encoding ATP-binding protein, with the translated sequence MSRTPFEHTGSLQIGTVDFVSSDEVKVALDIETPESMALNTGGPRPFPRVNSYVLIPVDDGFLVGQITWLAVERSAFPQRRGMKDFGLVDLPYPLRKLSLNPLGTLRKHPHDPDQYIFRRGADALPSVGTAVMLPTERQLRSIVESGENRRVLIGTSPLAGNAEVRVDPNRLFGRHLAVLGNTGSGKSCSIAGLIRWNLEQAKEACSGQPNARFIILDPNGEYSRAFSAKNSEIKARIFKVKPGENEDPLQVPLWFWNSAEWASITQASAKTQRPTLIHALRFVREGDVEPVEDAGHEMRRFLRTIISTIQIEKNSGSPWGSFPRPKNFYEKLEKWKKGLEPNLDTFPGEPNQKLHQLIEIIEGLCEPRRGRYPHYDFTLIEVNELIQVARDAHVAFGGLESDVLPSDVDAPCPFEGDSLLRSVEAVAEMLNVSEHVETLLIRIRTLLTDTRMKPILSSASDITLEKWLSDYIGKDQAEDGCVSVIDLSLVPTEVVHILTAVIARMIFEALQRYMKINSVALPTVLVMEEAHTFIKRYQQDIDGQDTAKVCCQIFERIAREGRKFGLGLVLSSQRPSELSPTVLSQCNTYLLHRITNDRDQELVHRLVPDNLKGLLRELPLLPSQNAILLGWASELPVLVKMNNLPESYQPRSNDPDFWGSWVGMDEEGHEILYEIDWSLIANDWQGKQTVENVDETVGDDA
- a CDS encoding SIR2 family protein, whose product is MKDDERSIQILKCHDDHAPVCFSINNEGTEGIPSFKLEEGSHCPWVKKEDQFGPDKLRSRIEPWLTALFQSEHLSVLVGSGLTQGLHQMAAGEQLSGMNEATFGIFDKEINTKAKDSAISAGRTKINIEDQIRVSNELLRGLEVLASTKSTDSKEYEDVATLQQALTSVLDDFTKSILKGENGLISAEIEKREKAFNYLVSFLMSFASRSGTRDRLHIFTTNYDRCIEAGADVAGLRLIDRFVGTLVPIFRSSRLDVDMHYNPPGIRGEPRYLEGVARFTKLHGSVDWIDYNKNIQRIGLPFGAEEIDPYLNAPGLKDANALQLMIYPNASKDRETASYPYVELFRDLAAAICRPNSTLICYGYSFGDEHINRVIEDMLTIPSAHLVIISYGDPLGRIMYTYEKLGRPAQITLLIGDHLGDFQTLVDHYLPKPAIDRTTFRMAELLKARWGTVQNDEDAKTPKPTPEGDTVQ